AACCAGAGGTCATCACTTTCACTTCAAGTCTTCATAATTCATTGGCCTCTCTGTTTCTTCCAAATCCTCAACATTCCTTCCAGTGCTTATTTACGGTTATACCCTTCTGGTAATGATAGGTTTCAACCACCGTGAGCCACAGAGCCAACCCTCTTCTCCATCTCTCCGATTTCCTCACCGCAGATATGTTCGCTACCGCCGATTGAGGCACCGCGCCGAACCCCTCAAATTCCACTCTTACCCCTCCCTGTAAACTTCTTCATTTTCCATTTCACAACCACTTTCCATGGCAACCTCCAAGAACCACCGTAGCTGCCACGTCGAAACTCACCGGCGTGGGAAGTTAGCAGAGAGATCATCATCTTTTTGCAGTCAAACCTCGACGTCGACGTCGTCATCATCATCGGCGGCCTCCATGCCCGCCGCAAAACTCCGGCGGCCGAAGACGGTGCCGGACCTTAAGCTACCGGCGGGGGCGGATGTTTCGCCGAGACAACCTCCGAAGCTGCTGCTGAAGGTGACGATGATGAGGAGCCTGGGTCCGGTGCTGGTGGTGATGTCGCCGGAGTCAACAGTCGGCGATTTGGTGGCGGCGACGCTGCGACAATACGTGAAGGAAGGTCGCCGGCCAATCTTGCCTTCCGGCGACCCCTCTCAGTTCGACCTCCATTATTCTC
This portion of the Lotus japonicus ecotype B-129 chromosome 3, LjGifu_v1.2 genome encodes:
- the LOC130747187 gene encoding uncharacterized protein At4g22758-like; the encoded protein is MATSKNHRSCHVETHRRGKLAERSSSFCSQTSTSTSSSSSAASMPAAKLRRPKTVPDLKLPAGADVSPRQPPKLLLKVTMMRSLGPVLVVMSPESTVGDLVAATLRQYVKEGRRPILPSGDPSQFDLHYSQFSLESLDRKEKLSDIGSRNFFMCPRGDVSGKDSNVTTPFAASCSREVDKDGGSGGGWLKFMDFLSK